One genomic segment of Ignavibacteriota bacterium includes these proteins:
- a CDS encoding transglutaminase domain-containing protein has protein sequence MKLSLSKLYFIIFTFALVILLVNCSSKEIISSGNLDDFKNDEIFSILKTAGENSNQIKTSIENCPSENKEGLHFLLQNMPDRDLRNLTSDFLLTNLNYSYKVLDSVKWGNKIPKEIFLNYVLPYSNLHERRDNWRKDFFIKFFPLVKNLNSTSEAVLKLNKEIWDMVNVHYSTKRPKADQSPYESIDAGIASCTGLSILLIDVCRAVGIPARFVGIPLWKDHSGNHSWIEIWDNGWHFIGAAEESPLNQTWFGERAALSDDTNWKYSIYASSFKKTNVIFPPLFDSTATYVYADIVTNFYNKKLLEDGKINLAIRLFDKKNGNRIEGKITVKKNNLVIVDGTTKDEKHDFNDYLIVKLEPKFEYEIIAAYADIEKKKVITVDESKYQFCNFIFNE, from the coding sequence ATGAAATTAAGTTTATCAAAATTATACTTTATAATATTTACTTTTGCGCTTGTTATTTTGCTCGTTAATTGTTCCAGTAAAGAAATAATTTCATCGGGTAATTTAGACGATTTCAAGAATGACGAAATATTCTCAATTCTAAAAACTGCCGGTGAAAACTCTAATCAAATAAAAACTTCTATAGAAAATTGTCCGAGCGAAAACAAAGAAGGATTACACTTCTTATTACAAAATATGCCCGACCGAGATTTAAGGAATTTGACATCAGATTTTTTACTTACAAATCTTAATTATTCATATAAAGTTTTAGATTCTGTTAAATGGGGAAATAAAATTCCAAAGGAAATTTTTCTAAACTATGTTTTACCTTATTCAAATCTTCATGAAAGAAGAGACAATTGGAGAAAGGATTTTTTCATTAAATTTTTTCCATTAGTTAAGAATTTAAATTCAACTTCAGAAGCAGTTTTAAAATTGAATAAAGAAATTTGGGATATGGTGAATGTTCATTATTCTACCAAAAGACCCAAAGCTGATCAAAGCCCTTACGAGTCCATTGATGCCGGAATAGCCTCCTGTACCGGATTATCAATATTGTTGATTGATGTTTGTAGGGCTGTTGGAATACCGGCAAGATTTGTCGGTATTCCACTTTGGAAAGATCATTCCGGGAATCATTCATGGATTGAAATTTGGGATAACGGTTGGCATTTTATCGGTGCAGCAGAAGAAAGTCCGCTTAATCAAACCTGGTTTGGTGAACGAGCTGCTTTATCTGATGATACAAATTGGAAATATAGCATATACGCAAGTTCGTTTAAAAAGACTAATGTAATTTTTCCTCCATTATTTGATAGCACTGCGACTTATGTTTACGCAGATATTGTAACAAATTTTTACAATAAAAAACTTCTTGAAGACGGTAAAATAAATTTGGCAATTCGTTTGTTTGATAAAAAAAATGGTAATAGGATTGAAGGGAAAATAACAGTTAAGAAAAATAATTTAGTTATTGTTGATGGAACGACAAAAGATGAAAAACACGACTTTAATGATTATTTAATTGTTAAACTTGAACCGAAATTTGAATATGAAATTATTGCTGCATATGCAGATATTGAAAAAAAGAAAGTTATTACTGTTGATGAATCCAAATATCAATTCTGTAATTTTATTTTTAATGAATAA
- a CDS encoding beta-N-acetylhexosaminidase: MKVLLNLILSLLFFSCSEAPKLVTNIIPKPNSMQINEGKFIITNSTKVVHDDEIDNVNNIVGYLNSMLNSSAGFSLEVSNEKNINSNFIHFKYDENIKNEESYNLISDKNGVTISASNSKGIFYGVQTLIQLLPAEIFSHAKINFELFVPSVIIKDEPRFSWRGLNLDCGRHFMSKDFIKRYIDILASYKFNTFHWHLTEDQGWRIEIKKYPKLTEIGAWRKEADGSTYGGFYTQEDIKEIVNYAQSRFINIVPEIEMPGHSLASLASYPENSCTGGTFEVTNIWGVHKDVYCAGKESTFIFLQNILDEVIELFPSKYIHIGGDEVPKDRWKVCKNCQARIKTENLKNEHELQSYFIKRISNYLEQKGKHLIGWDEILEGGLAPGAIVQSWQSFKGAVDAAKQQNYSICSPASHTYLNNDHEDLDLRTAYSFNPIPTELNETEKNIFLEVKLIYGRKTLHKKLLIVNYFQEF, translated from the coding sequence ATGAAAGTTTTATTAAATTTAATTTTAAGTTTACTATTCTTTTCTTGTTCGGAAGCACCTAAGCTTGTAACAAACATTATCCCAAAACCAAATTCAATGCAAATTAATGAGGGTAAATTTATAATCACAAATTCTACAAAGGTTGTTCATGATGACGAGATAGATAATGTGAATAATATTGTTGGATATTTAAATTCGATGCTAAACTCAAGTGCTGGATTTAGCTTGGAGGTTTCTAACGAGAAAAACATAAACAGTAATTTTATTCATTTTAAATACGATGAAAATATTAAAAATGAAGAATCTTATAATTTGATTTCCGACAAAAATGGAGTAACTATTTCAGCTTCAAACTCAAAGGGAATTTTTTATGGAGTTCAAACATTAATTCAACTTTTGCCGGCAGAAATTTTTTCTCATGCAAAAATTAATTTTGAATTATTTGTTCCGTCTGTAATAATAAAAGATGAGCCAAGATTTTCATGGCGCGGATTAAATCTTGATTGCGGAAGACATTTTATGAGTAAGGATTTTATAAAAAGGTATATTGATATTCTTGCATCTTATAAATTCAATACATTTCATTGGCATTTGACTGAAGATCAAGGTTGGAGAATTGAAATAAAAAAATATCCGAAACTTACAGAAATTGGAGCGTGGAGAAAAGAAGCTGATGGTTCAACTTATGGCGGATTTTATACTCAAGAGGATATTAAAGAAATTGTAAATTATGCTCAATCGCGATTTATTAATATTGTTCCGGAAATAGAAATGCCGGGACATTCTCTTGCATCTTTGGCTTCGTATCCGGAAAACTCTTGTACCGGCGGTACGTTTGAAGTTACAAATATTTGGGGCGTTCATAAAGATGTATATTGTGCGGGAAAAGAATCAACATTTATATTCTTGCAAAATATTTTGGATGAAGTTATTGAATTATTTCCATCAAAATATATTCATATCGGCGGAGACGAAGTTCCAAAAGATAGATGGAAAGTTTGTAAAAATTGCCAAGCAAGAATTAAAACTGAAAATTTAAAGAACGAACATGAATTGCAAAGTTATTTTATAAAAAGAATTTCAAATTACCTTGAACAAAAAGGTAAACATTTAATTGGCTGGGATGAAATTCTTGAAGGAGGATTGGCTCCCGGTGCAATTGTTCAATCGTGGCAAAGTTTTAAAGGCGCTGTTGATGCAGCAAAACAACAAAATTATTCTATATGTTCTCCGGCATCTCACACTTATTTAAATAACGATCATGAAGATTTAGATTTAAGAACTGCTTATTCTTTTAATCCAATTCCAACTGAATTAAATGAAACCGAAAAAAATATATTCTTGGAAGTGAAGTTAATTTATGGACGGAAAACGCTCCACAAGAAACTGTTGATAGTAAATTATTTCCAAGAATTTTAG
- a CDS encoding chitobiase/beta-hexosaminidase C-terminal domain-containing protein gives MTEVFWSDEKDRSFDDFYSRVKDAYTDLTFRNIKYGQESKSIIYTTKYDKAENTFTVELKPAQQGIEIFYTIDNSQPTLNSLNYKDPIKIVNTTNLRVGAFLNKNSISKEIQLSFSFHKALNAKLTLINKYEEQYRANGDNGILDGLRGTLNFRDGLWQGYEGKDFEAIIDLEKNIEISEVSPRFILNTNSWIFFPEYVEISLSEDGQNFTELKKIVNDIPQKNPDIITKDFTAKFENLNARYIKVKAKNIGKCPVWHPGVGGKTWLFIDEIIVN, from the coding sequence TTGACGGAAGTTTTTTGGAGTGATGAAAAAGATAGAAGTTTTGATGATTTTTATTCTCGTGTTAAAGATGCTTACACCGATTTAACTTTTAGAAATATTAAATATGGACAAGAATCTAAATCCATCATTTATACAACGAAATATGATAAAGCTGAGAATACATTTACAGTTGAACTTAAACCAGCTCAGCAAGGTATCGAAATTTTTTATACAATAGATAATTCCCAACCAACTTTAAATTCATTGAATTATAAAGATCCAATTAAAATTGTAAATACTACAAATTTAAGAGTTGGTGCGTTCTTAAATAAAAATTCAATAAGTAAAGAAATTCAACTTTCTTTTAGTTTTCATAAAGCTTTAAATGCAAAGCTAACGTTGATAAATAAATATGAAGAACAATATAGAGCCAATGGTGATAATGGAATTCTTGATGGATTAAGAGGAACATTAAATTTTAGAGATGGATTATGGCAAGGTTATGAAGGAAAAGATTTTGAAGCAATTATCGATTTAGAAAAAAATATAGAAATTTCTGAAGTTAGTCCTCGTTTCATTTTAAATACAAATTCTTGGATATTTTTTCCTGAGTATGTAGAAATTTCTCTTTCAGAAGATGGGCAAAACTTCACCGAATTGAAAAAAATTGTAAATGATATTCCACAAAAAAATCCGGATATTATAACAAAAGATTTTACTGCAAAATTTGAAAACTTAAATGCTCGATATATAAAAGTGAAAGCTAAGAATATTGGAAAATGTCCAGTCTGGCATCCCGGTGTCGGCGGAAAAACTTGGTTATTTATTGATGAAATAATTGTGAATTAA
- a CDS encoding alpha-L-fucosidase, translating to MKKILFIILLFMTFTIFAQLEHEVTDYVPETDPLVLEKLEQWQDLKFGLLMHWGTYSQWGIVESWSICPEDYGWCERKKGNNPNNYFEYKKEYENLKTTFNPTKFDPDKWAAAAKNAGMKYVVFTTKHHDGFSMFDSKYTDYKITSKEVPFHTNPKANVTKEIFNSFRKQGLWAGAYFSKPDWHSEYYWDPYFPPLDRNVNYDPELYPEKWKKFTEFTHNQILELLTDYGKVDILWLDGGWVAKQKNDIQDWYYRSAKHSPSGFLKSKIVNQDIKMDELVEKARKLQPGLIVVDRAVKGKNQNYLTPENTVPKESLPYPWESCIIAGGGWGWVFNPQYKSSHNLVHMLIDIVCKGGNLLLNIGPSPEGIWPDDAYNRLNDIGDWMKINSEAIYETRAIAPFKEDKICFTNKKNTNTVYAIYMADNDEKTIPAKIFISSFTPKAGSEVSLLGYNESLSWEKIGNGTLVNIPAEMQNNPKSNFAHVIKINQIEK from the coding sequence ATGAAGAAAATATTATTTATAATTTTGCTTTTTATGACTTTTACAATCTTTGCACAACTTGAGCATGAAGTTACAGATTATGTTCCGGAAACAGATCCGTTAGTTTTAGAAAAACTTGAACAATGGCAAGATTTAAAATTTGGATTATTAATGCATTGGGGAACATACAGCCAATGGGGAATTGTAGAATCATGGTCAATTTGTCCAGAAGATTACGGCTGGTGCGAACGTAAAAAAGGAAATAATCCGAATAATTATTTTGAGTATAAAAAGGAATATGAAAACCTAAAAACTACTTTTAATCCAACTAAATTTGATCCGGATAAATGGGCAGCTGCTGCTAAAAATGCCGGAATGAAATATGTTGTTTTCACAACAAAGCATCATGATGGATTTAGTATGTTTGATTCAAAATATACTGATTATAAAATTACTTCAAAGGAAGTTCCGTTTCATACAAATCCAAAAGCAAATGTTACAAAAGAAATTTTTAATTCATTCAGAAAGCAAGGACTTTGGGCCGGTGCATATTTTTCAAAACCGGATTGGCATTCCGAATATTATTGGGATCCATACTTCCCTCCTCTTGATAGAAACGTAAATTATGATCCAGAACTTTATCCCGAAAAATGGAAAAAGTTTACCGAGTTTACTCACAATCAAATTTTAGAACTTCTTACTGATTATGGTAAAGTTGATATTCTTTGGTTAGATGGCGGATGGGTTGCAAAGCAAAAAAATGATATTCAAGATTGGTATTATAGATCAGCTAAACATTCACCAAGCGGATTTCTAAAAAGTAAAATTGTAAATCAAGATATAAAGATGGATGAACTTGTTGAAAAAGCGAGAAAACTTCAACCCGGACTTATTGTTGTTGATCGTGCAGTAAAAGGAAAAAACCAAAATTATCTTACACCAGAAAATACTGTTCCAAAAGAATCACTTCCATATCCTTGGGAATCTTGCATAATTGCCGGCGGTGGTTGGGGTTGGGTTTTTAATCCGCAATATAAATCTTCTCACAATTTGGTTCATATGTTGATTGATATTGTTTGTAAAGGCGGAAACTTACTTTTAAATATTGGACCAAGTCCCGAAGGTATTTGGCCGGATGATGCCTACAACAGACTTAACGATATTGGTGATTGGATGAAAATAAACAGTGAAGCAATTTATGAAACTCGCGCAATTGCTCCTTTCAAGGAAGATAAGATTTGTTTCACAAATAAGAAAAACACAAACACTGTTTATGCTATTTACATGGCTGATAATGATGAGAAAACTATTCCGGCAAAAATATTCATTTCATCATTTACACCTAAAGCCGGAAGTGAAGTTAGTTTACTTGGTTATAACGAATCTTTATCTTGGGAAAAAATCGGAAATGGCACATTAGTAAATATTCCGGCTGAAATGCAAAATAATCCTAAATCTAATTTTGCGCATGTAATTAAAATTAATCAAATTGAAAAATAA
- a CDS encoding alpha-L-fucosidase encodes MKKYLMFFLLAASINVFAQNTDSLYHAKMEWFKDAKLGIFIHWGIYAVNGISESWSFFNGRISHEDYLKQVDGFTASKYDPELWAKLIKDSGAKYSVITSRHHDGFSLWDTKLGNLNSLKNSAAKKDVLTPFVNALRKNDLKVGLYYSLPDWSHEDYTDFTREVKRYKISDEPIRWNKFLDYYQGQLTELGNKYNPDLWWFDGDWEHNAEEWQADKVRNTLLVKNPNAIINSRLQGRGDYETPEQGPPVVRPESKYWELCYTMNDSWGFQHNDKDYKTPQQLLDIFVDCISQGGNLLLDIGPKADGTIPDEQINILKEFGKWTSKHKDAIYGTRQGIPYDHFYGPTSLSKDGKTLYLFVKGNANGQIALKGVKNKINSVWVVGNGTALNHKTISKVYWNDYPGITFIDLPENVLDKYYTVIGILFDDKIDLYRKVVGAIESN; translated from the coding sequence ATGAAAAAATATTTGATGTTTTTTTTATTAGCTGCATCTATTAATGTTTTTGCGCAAAATACTGATTCTTTATATCATGCAAAAATGGAATGGTTCAAAGATGCTAAGCTTGGTATTTTTATACATTGGGGAATTTATGCAGTAAATGGAATCTCAGAATCTTGGTCATTTTTCAACGGTAGAATTTCTCATGAAGATTATTTAAAACAAGTTGATGGATTTACCGCATCTAAATATGATCCTGAATTATGGGCAAAATTAATTAAAGATAGCGGAGCAAAATATTCAGTAATTACTTCGCGTCATCATGATGGATTTTCTCTTTGGGATACAAAACTTGGGAATTTAAATTCTCTCAAAAATTCTGCAGCGAAAAAAGATGTTCTTACTCCATTTGTAAATGCTTTACGAAAAAATGATTTAAAAGTTGGCCTCTATTATTCCCTTCCCGATTGGTCTCATGAAGATTATACGGATTTTACAAGAGAAGTTAAAAGATATAAAATCTCTGATGAACCAATTCGCTGGAATAAATTTTTAGATTATTATCAAGGTCAACTTACGGAATTAGGAAATAAATATAATCCGGATTTGTGGTGGTTCGATGGAGATTGGGAACATAATGCTGAAGAATGGCAAGCTGATAAAGTTCGCAATACTTTACTTGTGAAAAATCCTAACGCAATTATAAATTCACGTTTGCAAGGTCGAGGAGATTATGAAACTCCCGAACAAGGTCCGCCGGTTGTTAGACCTGAATCCAAATATTGGGAACTGTGCTACACAATGAATGATTCTTGGGGCTTTCAACACAATGATAAAGATTATAAAACGCCTCAGCAATTATTGGATATTTTTGTTGATTGTATAAGTCAAGGCGGTAATCTCCTTTTAGATATTGGTCCAAAAGCTGATGGAACAATTCCGGATGAACAAATTAATATTTTGAAGGAATTTGGGAAGTGGACTTCAAAACATAAAGATGCAATTTACGGAACTCGACAAGGAATTCCGTACGATCATTTTTACGGACCAACTTCACTTTCTAAAGATGGAAAAACTTTATACTTATTTGTAAAAGGAAATGCAAACGGACAAATTGCTTTAAAAGGTGTAAAAAATAAAATTAATTCAGTTTGGGTTGTTGGCAACGGTACCGCATTAAATCACAAAACAATCAGCAAAGTTTATTGGAATGATTATCCCGGCATTACTTTTATTGATCTTCCCGAAAATGTTTTGGATAAATATTATACCGTAATTGGAATTTTATTCGATGATAAAATTGATCTTTATAGAAAAGTAGTTGGAGCAATTGAAAGCAATTAA
- a CDS encoding DUF4838 domain-containing protein encodes MIKNNIYRFLILISFIISTEFISAQNKLSNFKIVIPAKPNENEIEASNILQKYLNLVTDSEIKIITDSEPEFEFEILLGNNNRLSKFNISTDSIDKDGYSIITIENKLVIIGGSKKGLLYGVYTFLDKYLGCKMFTPDVIEIPKNSEIILPQINLVENPKIIYRELHLPSARTSQLFCDWHKLHHYSEREKYYGSFVHTFENLVPSDKYFKEHPEYFSEINGNRIPHQQLCLTNPNVYKIVVDELKNKMKERPEAEVWDVSQNDNFGNCTCKNCRTIDSIHGSPAATMLNFVNKVAKEFPNKTISTLAYQYTRKAPIGIKTEPNVMVVLCTIECDRSKPISENKDDLFNRDIEEWSKLSNNIKIWDYVVQFSSYTDPFPNFHVLQPNLQMFVDHGVKYLFEQGSGDSWSDFHEMKAYVLAKLLWNPNDNVQNIIDEFLKGYYGDASKYLRNYFDLMHTSLQKSGGNLIIYGYPSSGKESYLTPELLKKYTVIFNEAEKSVMDNPTFLERVKTARLPLEYAILELSKLNVSKDFQIFDLVDNKVFVREEMKNRLQFFVDNANKAGIKALHERGKSPDEYYMEMQKYFEDGMIVHKAYKKNVNIISQIHPNYFVKGNETLTDGTTGEANYFFNWLGFEANEFEAIVDLKEKTNINLLRTNFLQEHKSWIWLPKVVEYYISDNGINFEKVGEVKNEIDERKEGIFSQAFTLNVNNVSAKFVKVKTKSLINCPVWHIGYTNGTGKAWLFVDEIIVN; translated from the coding sequence ATGATTAAAAATAATATTTATCGATTTCTAATTTTAATTTCATTTATAATTTCTACAGAATTTATTTCTGCACAAAATAAATTATCAAATTTTAAAATTGTAATCCCAGCTAAACCAAATGAAAATGAAATTGAAGCTTCAAATATTTTACAAAAATATTTAAATCTAGTTACTGATTCCGAAATTAAAATTATAACAGATTCTGAACCGGAATTTGAGTTTGAAATTTTATTGGGAAATAATAATCGACTTTCTAAATTTAATATCAGTACCGATTCTATTGATAAAGACGGCTATTCAATTATAACTATTGAAAATAAATTAGTAATAATTGGCGGCTCAAAGAAAGGATTACTTTACGGAGTTTATACATTTTTAGATAAATATCTTGGCTGTAAAATGTTCACACCGGATGTAATTGAAATTCCTAAAAATTCTGAGATTATTTTACCTCAAATAAATTTGGTAGAAAATCCAAAAATAATATATCGAGAATTACATTTACCTTCAGCACGTACCTCTCAACTATTTTGCGATTGGCATAAACTTCATCATTATTCAGAGAGAGAAAAATATTACGGTTCATTTGTTCACACTTTTGAAAATTTAGTTCCATCTGATAAATATTTTAAAGAACATCCGGAATATTTTTCAGAAATAAATGGAAACCGTATTCCTCATCAGCAATTGTGCTTAACAAATCCTAATGTTTATAAAATAGTTGTAGATGAATTAAAAAATAAAATGAAAGAACGTCCCGAAGCGGAAGTTTGGGATGTTTCGCAGAATGATAATTTTGGAAATTGTACTTGTAAAAATTGCAGAACAATTGATTCAATTCATGGAAGCCCAGCGGCAACGATGTTAAATTTTGTGAACAAAGTTGCAAAAGAATTTCCCAATAAAACAATTTCTACATTGGCGTATCAATACACACGCAAAGCTCCAATTGGTATTAAAACGGAACCAAATGTAATGGTAGTGCTTTGCACAATTGAGTGTGATAGAAGCAAACCAATTTCTGAAAATAAAGATGATCTTTTTAACAGAGATATTGAAGAATGGAGCAAACTTTCTAACAATATAAAAATTTGGGATTATGTTGTTCAGTTTTCAAGTTACACTGATCCATTTCCGAATTTTCATGTGCTTCAGCCAAATTTGCAAATGTTTGTTGATCATGGTGTAAAATATTTATTTGAACAAGGAAGTGGTGATTCATGGAGTGATTTTCATGAAATGAAAGCTTATGTTCTTGCAAAATTATTATGGAATCCTAATGATAATGTTCAAAATATTATTGATGAATTTTTGAAAGGTTATTACGGAGATGCTTCAAAATATTTAAGAAATTATTTCGATTTAATGCATACTTCGCTTCAAAAATCCGGAGGAAACCTTATAATATATGGCTATCCATCAAGTGGAAAAGAAAGTTATTTAACTCCCGAATTATTAAAAAAATATACCGTGATTTTTAATGAAGCAGAAAAGTCTGTTATGGATAATCCAACTTTTTTAGAAAGAGTAAAAACTGCAAGATTACCTTTAGAGTACGCAATTTTAGAATTATCTAAATTAAATGTTTCCAAAGATTTTCAAATTTTTGATTTGGTTGATAATAAAGTTTTTGTCCGCGAAGAAATGAAAAACAGATTACAATTTTTTGTTGATAATGCAAATAAAGCCGGAATAAAAGCGTTGCATGAAAGAGGAAAATCGCCGGATGAATATTATATGGAAATGCAAAAATATTTTGAAGATGGAATGATTGTTCATAAAGCATACAAAAAAAATGTTAATATAATTAGTCAAATTCATCCAAACTATTTTGTTAAAGGGAATGAAACTTTAACAGACGGAACAACCGGAGAAGCAAATTATTTCTTTAACTGGCTTGGTTTTGAAGCTAATGAATTTGAAGCTATTGTAGATTTAAAAGAAAAAACAAATATTAATTTACTTAGGACAAATTTTTTACAAGAACATAAATCATGGATTTGGCTGCCCAAAGTTGTAGAATATTATATTTCTGATAATGGAATAAATTTTGAAAAAGTTGGCGAAGTGAAAAATGAAATTGATGAGAGAAAGGAAGGAATATTTTCTCAAGCATTTACTCTTAACGTAAATAATGTTTCCGCAAAATTTGTAAAAGTTAAAACGAAGAGTTTAATTAACTGTCCCGTTTGGCACATTGGTTATACAAACGGAACCGGAAAAGCTTGGTTATTTGTTGATGAAATTATCGTTAATTAA
- a CDS encoding T9SS type A sorting domain-containing protein, which translates to MPELYRNGDYEYVYTFIAPNGYFDEIIDSLVGQNRMLVNRLYHNDFFDGFSEWNDKSETYSPFTVTRAFDPPASQLGWGIGTNDINDLNNKFDEVIAKGGVYHLMCHPNVMEWDKTYPWEHLEHISNRNNVWYVTLGHLYLYHLAQENYDYKNLVDVAENKIIPVRFQLFQNYPNPFNPSTTIRFSIPENNSHVNLKVYDVLGSEIATLINENKSSGNYSIDFTAKNLNSGIYFYKLQINSESYVRKMTYLK; encoded by the coding sequence ATGCCGGAATTGTATAGAAATGGTGATTATGAATATGTTTATACTTTTATTGCACCAAACGGATATTTTGATGAAATAATTGATTCGCTTGTTGGTCAAAATAGAATGCTTGTGAATAGACTTTATCATAATGATTTTTTTGATGGATTCAGCGAGTGGAATGACAAATCCGAAACATACTCACCATTTACAGTAACAAGAGCTTTTGATCCGCCGGCTTCTCAACTTGGCTGGGGTATTGGCACTAACGATATCAATGATTTAAATAATAAGTTTGATGAAGTAATTGCCAAAGGCGGAGTTTATCATTTAATGTGTCACCCGAATGTTATGGAATGGGATAAAACTTATCCGTGGGAACACCTTGAACATATAAGTAATAGAAATAATGTTTGGTATGTAACATTAGGCCATTTGTATTTATATCATTTGGCGCAAGAGAATTATGATTATAAAAATTTAGTTGATGTTGCAGAGAATAAAATAATACCAGTAAGATTTCAATTATTTCAAAACTATCCAAATCCATTTAATCCATCTACAACAATTAGATTTTCAATTCCGGAAAATAATTCACATGTAAATTTAAAAGTATATGATGTACTTGGAAGTGAAATTGCAACTTTAATAAATGAAAATAAATCTTCGGGAAATTATTCTATTGATTTTACTGCCAAGAATTTAAATTCTGGAATCTACTTTTATAAATTGCAAATTAATTCAGAATCCTATGTGCGAAAAATGACATACTTAAAATAG